The genomic DNA TTCGATCTCATCCCACTGCTCACGCCCTTCCGCAACAGCCGCGCCGGCTCACTGTCGGGCGGACAGCAGCAGCTGGTCGCGATCGGTCGTGCGCTGGCCGCGCAGCCCGAGGTTCTCATCGTGGATGAGCCCTCCATGGGATTGGCGCCGACGACCGTCGACTCGGTCTACGAGATCCTGGGCGCGCTGACGTCGACCGGCGTGGCGCTTCTCGTGATCGAGGAGTCGCCGCTGCGGCTGGTCGACCTCGCCGATCACGTCGTCGTGATGCGCGGTGGAGAGATCGTGATCTCCGGAGGCGCATCACTTCTGCAGGACGAACGGGTACTCACCGAGGCCCTTCTGGGTGAGGGGACGGCACAATGACTCAGCTTCTTCAAGCGCTCTTCGACGGCCTCTCGCAGGGCGGCGTCTACGCCGTGCTGGCGGTGGGTGTCGCACTGGTGAGCGCGGTGATGTCGTTCCCGAACTTCGCCCACGGCTGGCTCGTAATGTGGGCGGCGTCTCTGACCGTGTTCTTGACCGCCTTCGTTCCGCTTCTCGTGGCGGTCTCCATCGCGACGCTCGTCGCCGTGGTGATCACGGCTGTCGGCGGTCAGCTCACTTTCATGACGGGACATCGGGCACCCAGCGAAGTGATCATGCTCAAATCGCTGGCGCTCGGGCTGGTGTTGCAGTCCGCAGCGGTCCTCATCTTCGGCG from Microbacterium sp. LWO13-1.2 includes the following:
- a CDS encoding ABC transporter ATP-binding protein produces the protein MTLLEVSDLFAGYGAGDMVLHGVDLSLAAGQVTALTGVNGAGKTTLASALAGRVIPTAGQILFDGVEVTKTSVQDRVRKGIVLCPQGREVFPALSVAENIRLGAINRPASTRKGAVEQIFDLIPLLTPFRNSRAGSLSGGQQQLVAIGRALAAQPEVLIVDEPSMGLAPTTVDSVYEILGALTSTGVALLVIEESPLRLVDLADHVVVMRGGEIVISGGASLLQDERVLTEALLGEGTAQ